Proteins from a genomic interval of Nocardioidaceae bacterium:
- a CDS encoding AAA family ATPase, with product MEPDMTVGDGVVNLGEATPRRLLVDWANGQDAWVRKLTAETILSRQAPTADLIDSVYAVFLSEKGLSDEELASVPKLEVQEVEDTKDETLELASLGNVQSVNALASDQELEFDQSLTILFGQNGSGKTGYARIIKRLSAVRSPEDILPNAHTAHFDPPPQPSADIKYRVGAEERTARWNNEAGLTPFTRISVFDADAVQLHVDTDLGYVYTPAELALFGHVAAGLQDLQQRIASEVSSLAGGSNPLLGRFARETKVYPLIETLGAATDLGELEAAAAVDSDAESIHERLTGEVHALRANALDALVTNAQQAERELRRLSGLLSMIKSFDAGRYDAAVAAVAEAEQRRAEAREQLFSEDELPGQPDEEWQRFVAAGDTYRQHLGHDEYPQDGDACLYCMQPLSPTAIDLLTRYRTFLDETLVQQLTTAQTILTAARLVLDEAELSRAKEYVTDLAHEDEAPEWSTAVAKALVDAATVRTETAKGQALSVTSVAADAASAASEVDAALGAAKTRAEQLATDKENSAAALATKQKELAELTARIELKKNLATAREYVRRAKRAQQLEKLSRAISSGATKQLTIQSKLASEDLVNKNFETLFAEECERLNAPRVALHFQGRSGKAQRKKVVANYRPSAVLSEGEQKVLALADFLAESRMRGTRAPLVFDDPVTSLDYRRLDEVAARIQHLAETHQVIVLTHNIMFASALISNRQKKKLRVKIYEVRDGGDQKGILAPNVEPQLDTPADLASRINVKLQEMPKAEPVVQDALIKEAYDLLRAWCEAFVEQELLQSVTQRYRHNIMMTKLSKIDASRLDAATAVIEPLFARACDRMTGHSHAAEKMSTKPTVSELQADWEKAKAARAAYITP from the coding sequence ATGGAGCCCGATATGACCGTCGGCGATGGTGTTGTCAACCTCGGCGAGGCTACGCCACGCCGCCTTCTCGTGGACTGGGCGAACGGCCAAGACGCCTGGGTGCGAAAGCTGACGGCGGAGACGATCCTGTCCCGACAGGCACCCACCGCCGACCTGATCGACTCGGTCTACGCGGTGTTCCTCTCCGAGAAGGGACTCTCGGACGAGGAACTGGCGAGCGTGCCAAAGCTCGAGGTTCAGGAAGTCGAAGACACGAAGGACGAGACGCTCGAACTCGCCAGCCTCGGCAACGTTCAGAGCGTCAACGCTTTGGCGAGCGATCAGGAACTCGAGTTCGACCAGAGCTTGACGATCCTGTTCGGCCAGAACGGGTCGGGCAAGACTGGCTACGCACGCATCATCAAGCGGCTTTCGGCCGTGCGCTCACCCGAAGACATCTTGCCGAACGCCCACACGGCGCATTTCGATCCACCACCTCAACCGTCGGCAGACATTAAGTACCGGGTGGGCGCCGAGGAGCGCACGGCGCGATGGAACAACGAAGCCGGTCTAACGCCGTTCACCAGGATCAGTGTGTTCGACGCGGACGCCGTGCAGCTTCACGTCGACACCGATCTTGGCTACGTCTACACGCCCGCCGAACTTGCGCTCTTCGGCCACGTTGCCGCCGGACTACAGGATCTCCAGCAACGCATCGCTTCGGAGGTCAGCAGCCTGGCTGGCGGCTCCAATCCGCTGCTCGGGAGATTCGCTCGCGAGACTAAGGTCTACCCCCTGATCGAGACCCTCGGCGCGGCGACCGACCTCGGCGAGCTCGAAGCGGCCGCAGCCGTCGACAGCGATGCCGAATCCATCCACGAGCGGCTGACCGGTGAGGTCCATGCGCTGCGCGCGAACGCACTCGACGCGCTTGTCACAAACGCCCAGCAGGCCGAACGCGAACTGCGGCGCCTCAGCGGGCTCCTGTCCATGATCAAGAGCTTCGACGCCGGTCGATACGACGCCGCCGTTGCGGCTGTCGCCGAGGCTGAGCAGCGGCGCGCCGAAGCGCGCGAGCAGCTTTTCAGCGAGGACGAGCTGCCGGGGCAGCCGGACGAGGAGTGGCAGCGATTCGTTGCAGCAGGCGACACATATCGGCAGCATCTGGGTCACGACGAGTACCCACAGGACGGCGACGCCTGCCTGTACTGCATGCAGCCGCTATCACCGACCGCGATCGACCTGCTAACTCGCTACCGCACATTCCTCGACGAGACGCTTGTGCAGCAGCTCACGACAGCGCAGACCATTCTCACCGCGGCACGCCTGGTGCTGGACGAGGCTGAGTTGAGTCGAGCCAAGGAGTACGTCACCGACCTCGCGCACGAAGACGAGGCTCCCGAGTGGTCGACCGCGGTGGCGAAGGCCTTGGTTGACGCGGCCACCGTGAGGACGGAGACGGCCAAGGGTCAAGCGCTGTCGGTAACCAGCGTGGCGGCGGATGCCGCCAGCGCCGCCTCGGAGGTCGACGCTGCGCTTGGTGCCGCGAAAACACGTGCCGAACAACTCGCCACCGACAAGGAGAACTCGGCGGCCGCACTCGCGACCAAGCAGAAGGAGCTCGCCGAGCTTACCGCCCGCATAGAGCTCAAGAAGAACCTGGCAACCGCGCGGGAGTACGTCCGTCGAGCGAAGCGGGCACAGCAGTTGGAGAAGCTGTCGCGCGCCATCTCCAGCGGTGCAACCAAGCAACTGACCATCCAGTCCAAGCTGGCAAGCGAAGACCTGGTCAACAAGAACTTCGAGACGCTCTTCGCCGAGGAGTGCGAGCGACTCAACGCCCCGAGGGTTGCGCTGCACTTCCAGGGCAGGAGCGGCAAAGCGCAGCGCAAGAAGGTCGTCGCGAACTACCGTCCCTCAGCCGTCTTGTCAGAGGGTGAGCAGAAAGTACTGGCGCTGGCTGACTTCCTGGCGGAGAGCCGCATGCGCGGCACCCGGGCTCCACTGGTGTTCGACGACCCGGTGACCAGTCTGGACTACCGACGCCTCGACGAGGTCGCGGCACGCATCCAGCACCTCGCCGAGACACATCAGGTGATCGTGCTGACGCACAACATCATGTTCGCCTCGGCGCTGATCTCCAACCGGCAGAAGAAGAAACTACGCGTGAAGATCTACGAGGTTCGCGACGGCGGCGACCAGAAGGGCATCCTCGCGCCCAACGTCGAGCCACAGCTCGATACGCCGGCCGATCTGGCGAGCCGCATCAACGTGAAGCTGCAGGAGATGCCGAAAGCCGAGCCGGTCGTGCAGGACGCGCTGATCAAGGAGGCATACGACCTGCTACGTGCCTGGTGCGAGGCATTCGTGGAACAGGAACTGCTCCAGAGCGTCACCCAGCGCTATCGACACAACATCATGATGACCAAGCTGTCGAAGATCGACGCCAGTCGACTCGACGCCGCGACCGCGGTTATCGAGCCACTCTTCGCGAGGGCGTGCGACCGGATGACCGGTCACTCGCACGCCGCTGAGAAGATGAGCACGAAGCCGACTGTTTCGGAGCTTCAGGCGGACTGGGAGAAGGCCAAGGCGGCGCGGGCCGCCTACATCACGCCGTAG